GCAGACAGGCCGGCCTGCCGCCGCTTCGTCTCAGCTGGCAGGATCGGTGGGTTCAGGTCAATCTGGCTGTCGCGCATCGTGCAAGGCGGATCGCGCGAAAGAGCGTTCGACGCAGCGCAGATAGATCGCCGACGTCGTGATCGAAGCCTGATCGAGCAACACTGGCATGATCCAAGCGGGGCCAGGTCGGGATTGGTGCGGGCCTGCACCAGGCGCCAGGCAAGCATCGCATCAAGCAGGCGCTCTCCGAGATCCGTAACCTGGTCGGTAGCTGCCCATGCGCAAATGCCGCCTGGCCTAAGAGCCCAATTAGCCTATACCCTATCGAGCCAGTCCTGGCGCATAAGGCTCACAACGGCAAGGGCTGCTGTCGACCATGGCGGTCTGGTCCGGGGGACGCCTGACGATCTATGAGGCGACGCAGGGCGCCCAGGTGGTCAAGGCGAACGTCGCCAAGTCGCTTGCGCTCGATCCGGCGGTCATCGACGTGAAATCCAGCTATGTCGGCGGCGGCTTCGGACAGAAGGGCCCGCCGTAACGGCAAACCGCGCTGGTCGCGCGCGCGGCGATGCTGACGGGGCGTCCGGTCAAACTGGTAATGCCGGGCGGTCAGGTCTTCCACAACGCCAGTTTCCGGCCGTTCAGCGACATCATTGGGTTATGAGTCTGAGAGCGCCTTCAGCACCGCCTTCAAGTGCCTGATCGGATGCGCGCGCCGTCAGTTTGGCCGTACAGCGAAAGAGGAACAGCCCTCCCCTCCCTCACGCTCGCCCTTTCTCTCGCCGATCGGGCCGATGCCGGCCGACCAAACGGCGATGTGAGCGAGACGGCCAGAGGCGCGTGATGCCGGTTCCGGCACCGCGCCTCGGATTCGCCGTTCGCGCTTCTGCCCGGCTTCGTTATGGTCGAGGCGATGCTTCGTAAAAGCAGAGCCAAAGCCGGAGTATAGATGAGGACGATCATTCTCGCGGCGATGCTCTTTGCGCTTGTCGCCGCGCCCACAGCCGCCCCGGCAAAGCGCGGACCGACTGACCGCGGGCCGACTGGGCGCGAGGTCGTGCAGGACGCCTTGTTGCAGCACGGACGCCTTGAGGGACCTTTCGAACTACACTCCCGTATCTACCCCGGTACGGTGCGCCGTTACTGGGTCTATGTGCCGACGGTTTATGATCCGGCGCGGCCGCCCAACCTGCTGCTGTTCCAGGATGGTCAGCGCGCGGTAAACCCGCGCGGTTCACTCAAGGTCCCGGCCGTGCTCGACCAGCTCATCGCGGCACGGACCATTCCGGCCACGCTGGGCATATTCGTGACCCCTGGCAATCGTTCTGAGCATTATCCTGCCGACCTAGGCATGCAGAACCCGGATCATCGGGCCGAGGAATATGATGCGCTCTCCGATGGCTATGCGCGCATGACGCTTGAGGAGCTTCTGCCTGCGGTTGCGCGGAGGTGGCGGTTCACGGACGATCCGAAACGGCGCGCGATCGGAGGCACCTCCAGCGGCGCGATTGCGTCATGGACGGTGGCATGGCGTCATCCGGAGGCGTTCGGGAACATCATCAGCTTCATCGGCAGCTATACGTCGATCGGGCTCGCGCTTGGCTCCGACGGTTCACCCGTCACCTATGGCGGCGACACTTATCCCGGCCTTATCCGCAAAAGCCCGATCCGTCCCTTGCGGATCTTCCTCCAGGACGGCAGCAGCGATCTCGACAATGAGCACGGGAACTGGTTCCTGGCCAACCAGCAGATGCTGAAAGCGCTCGAATGGGCAAATAAGCGCGCCGACGAAGAGGGACACCCCGGCCCGCGATACGACGTGAAGCACGCCTGGACCGACGGAAGCCACTCGGACGCTGACGGCGGCGCCATCCTGCCCGACGTCCTGCGGTGGATCTGGCGGGATCAGCAACCAGGCAGCTAGGCATAGGTCCGCTCGCCGGTGCGCTACACGATCCATGCCGGGGAACTGACGGTCGTCCCGCAAGCGAACATCAATGCAATCCGATCCGCGGACTCATCGCGCAAACCGCCAATAGTCGAGATCAATTAGCGGGTGATAGCCGTCGCCTTTGAAGATCAGATAGAGGTCGCGGGTACCGATTGCGCCGCGGATGTGGTCGTGCGCTCCTGCCACTGGCCGGTCGAGCCGGTTGCGCCGACCTGAAGCGTTCCGATCACCCGGCCGTGGATGCGATCCAGGCGAAGTTCCACGACCGAACTTTCGGCGCCGTTAGAGACGGACGCGACGAAGCGGCGCGCGCCGGCAGTCCCGAAGTCGACGCCCGCCACCTTGATGTAGCTGCGCTCCAGCACGCGCGTCACGTACATGCCCCTGCGCGCATCGCGTGCGGTGGTGACGCCGGGCACCCAGTCATAGTAGCGATCGCGATCGCGCGTGATCCGCGATGTCCAGGCGATCATTTCCGCCTCTACCCGCTTGTAGGGGTCGAGCGGCTCGATCTGAGGTGCGCTGGCCACATCCCACCAGTGGAGGTTCGGGATGGTGCCATCCGCATTGTAGGTGAACTTCGCAACGGTCACCGCGCGCCGCTCATGATGGATGGGCCAATCGTCCCCCGGTTCGACGGACACGCTGAGTTATCCGGTCATGCGCTGCTCGGCTTGCTCGGGTGTGAGATACCCGATGGCCGAGTGCATGCGATGCCGGTTGTAGTAGCCCTCGATGTATCCGAACAGCGCCTGCCGTGCCTCGGCCTGCGTCGCCCATCGGCACTGATGGACCAGTTCGACCTTCAGCGTATGGAAGAAGCTCTCCATCGGAGCATTGATGCTCCTATGTCGTGTGTGTATCGCCCATGGCGCGCCACAGCAGATCGGCGCTGCCGGCGCACAGCATATGCCAGGCGAAGAGGCTTGGCTGGTTGTGAATCGGCGTGGAATATTGGCTCTGACGCAGTTTTGATGATCGGTAGTCATGTCGCGCCGATCAGTCTGGCCTGAAGGAGGTCGAGTTTCCCGCGGCCGTACATTTGACGTTTGACTAGCTTGAGCTTCGTGATCTGCCCCTCGGTCTGGCCATTCGACCATCGGGAGACGACGGCGGCTCGAACCGCGGCAATATCCTTGGCAACGCCGTTCGCGAACGACGCGACCAGGCTGGCGCGTGCCCAGGCTATCCATGGATCGAGGTCGGTGCCGTCCTTGCGGCGGATCATGACGTGGAAGCGTTCGATGACGCGCCGCGCATCGACAAGGGATGGCACGCCAGCTTCAACCGCCGCCACAGTAAGGGTCTCCGCCTTGGAGAGATCGTTGCGCTCAAGTGTCATCAACCGCGCGATGGTTCTGGCCGACGGCACTCGGTGAAGCGTGTCGGCATCGACCTTCTCGGCGCGCCGTCGACGTGTTGCCCACTCCGTCACGACGCGCAGCGATCCTCGGAAGCCCTGCGCTTGCAATGAACGCCACAGCGCTGCGCCGTTATGGTGGCCCGCCGCCCACTGCAAATCCAGCCATGGCAGGTAGGTCTCGAGAGACGTTTCCCTCGTTCTGAACACATCGCTGCGTTCTCCGCGCAGGACTCGGCGCACCGTGCCGCGACTGTGGCCAGTGCGGCGCACGATCTCCTTGATCGCGACACCGGCTCTGGAGAGCGTCATGATCGCGGCATTGGTCTCCTCGCGATGCAGATACCCTTCGTATTGGAGCCGCTCGGCCGCCGTGAGTAGTTCCGGCTTGATCGTCATCGCACCGATGGCGCATCGGATTTGGCGCATCGACCGGCGTACCGCGTCCAGGAAGGCATGGCTGGCGTTTTCCATGAGATGCCAGCGGTCGGCGACCTGCACGGCGTTCGGCAGGGCCTTGGCCGCTGCGCAGGCATAGGCGCCGCCGCGGTCGCGCGCGATGATCGCCACTTGCGGCTGTCCTGCGAGCCACGCCTGAGCGGTCGCCGGTTCGCGGTCTGCCAGCAGGCCTATGGGCCGGCGCCGTTCGAGGTCGCAGATGATCGTGCCGTACCGTTGATTACGCCGCCATGCCCAATCATCGATGCCAATCACCGTCGGCGGCGGAGACGGCGGGCAGCCTCGGCGTCGCACGACGCGGAGCAGCGTGTCATTGCTGACCGGCAGCATGAGCCGCCGTGCAAAGCTGGCTGCGGGCCGACCACCAAGGGCGAGACCGAGGTGATGAACCAGCGTCTCCAACCGACCCGTGCGCCGCGCCCAGGGGGCTACGATGCCGTCGGCAAAGCGCTCCGCGAAAATCCTTTGTCCGCACCGTACCGCTTCGCAGCGGAAGCGGCGGACATCCGCCACCAGCTTAACGGGTCGGCCTGCCAGGGGCAGATCCGAGATCTGACGGCGATATCGACTGTGAACCCGGCAACTGACGCTGCCGCATCTTGGGCAATAACTCGTCGGTGACGTGCTGCGAATCAAGATCGTTGCGCCGTCATCATCCACCGCAGAGGTGACAATCGTGAAGCCCGGTGGGATCACTGAGGCCGGCCGAAGCGCTTTCTTCATGGCGTTTGCTCCCGATTGGAAACCGCCGCCATTCAACCCGCCAATTTCATCAAAATTGAGTCAGAGCCCAATTTTGCCCCCCTGAACGGAAGCGGTTCAGCGTCCTCGCTTTGAGCGGGGGCGATCGGGGAGATGCTGATCGTGGAGACGGTGGCGCGGATCCGGCGCGAGTTTTTCGTCAAGGGCAAGTCGATCAAGGAGATCGTGTGCGATCTTGGCGTGTCGCGGAACACGGTGCGCAAGGTGCTGCGGTCGGGCGAGACGGCCTTTTCGTATGAGCGGAGCGTTCAGCTGCTGCCGAAGCTGGGCCCATGGGCAGCCGATCTTGAGCGGCTGCTGGAGGCAATGAACGCAAGGCGCCCCGCGAACGGCTGACGATGATCCGGGTATTCGAGGAGTTGCAGGGGCTGGGCTATCGCGGCGGTTACGACGCGGTCCGGCGCTATGCGGCGAGCTGGTATCGTGATCGGTCGGCCGCGACGGCGGCGGCATTCGTGCCGCTGAGCTACGCGCCTGGCGAGGCTTACCAGTTCGACAGGAGCCATGAGGTGGTCGTTATCGCCGGCGTCACGACGACGGTGAAGGTCGCCCACATGCGGCTCTGTAACAGCCGGATGTTTTACGTGCGGGCCTATCCGCGCGAGAGCCAGGAGATGGTGTTCGACGCGCATGATCGGGCGTTCGCGTTCTTCGGCGGGGCCTGCCAGCGCGGCATCTATGACAACATGAAGACCGCGGTCGATGCGATCTTCGTCGGCCGCGAACGCCGATATAACCGGCGCTTCGAGCAGCTGTGCGGTCATTATCTGGTCGAGCCGGTGGCCTGCACGCCGGCATCGGGATGGGAGAAGGGGTAGGTCGAGAACCAGGTGGGGCTGGTGCGCGAGCGCTTCTTCACACCCCGCCTGCGGTTCAAGAGCTATGACGAGATGAACGCCTGGCTAATCGATCGCTGCATCTCCCATGCGCGGCGCGCTATCCACCCCGAGTTGAAGGACCGCACGGTCTGGGAGGTGTTCGAGGCCGCCGACCGTCCTGCGCTGATCGCCTATCGCGGCCCCTTCGATCGCTTCCGTGCGCTGCCGGCGTCGGTGTCGAAGACACTGCTCGTGCGGTTCGATTACAACAAATACTCAGTGCATGCGAAGGCGGCGGGGCGGCCAGTCGAGATCCATGCCTATACCGATCGGATCGTCGTGCGCCAGGATGGTGAGGTGGTCGCCGAACATGCCCGTCGGTTCGGGCGCGACCAGACCATCTACGACCCCTGGCACTACGTGCCGGTGCTGGCGAGGAAGCCTGGCGCGCTCAGGAGGGTGGCGTCTTCGGGCATGGCCTCGATCAGCGCCGGGACTTCACAGGCATCATGAACCTGGCCGCCGCTCAGTCGCAGGCTGACAGGACGTCCCTCAACGTCGACAAGAGCATGGAGCTTGCTGGTAAGGCCGCCCCGGGAACGTCCCATGTTACGATCTGCGGATCCCCCTTTTTACCCGTCGCCGCGTGCTGGTGGACGCGAACGCAGGTAGAGTCGATCATGACCAGTTCGCCGTCGAAACCCGCGGAAACTGCTGCCAGCAGCCGGTCCCAAACTCCGGCTTTGCGCCAGCGAACGAACCGGTTGTAGCAGGTCGTCGGCGGCCCATAGCGCTCCGGGATCTCCGCCCATGGCGAGCCGCTCCGGAACCGCCAGAGAATGCCATTCAGCACCCGGCGATCATCAACCCGTGGCACGCCTCGCTGCTTGTTCGGCAACAGCGGCTCGATGATCGTCCACTCACGATCCGTCAGTTCGTACCGTCGCCGCGTCATCTCGCCTCCCCATCAACAAGGAGGCTGAATCACGCCATCAGCCGAAGCTCAAGCCTGTTTATGAGTATACGCCCTCATCATCTCGATCGGCCGGTCGCCCGATCGCGGTCGCGAGCATGGCGTCGCGAATCTGGCGAAAGAGACCCGCGGGGATAAACCCGTAGCTTACATCCGGCTCGCGGCCGCGTATTGGCCGGATATCGTAGCCGGGCCAGGCAGAGCGGTTCCACTCGTCGACGATGATCCATGAGCGCTCTGCCGCCAGGCCGAGTTGCCGCCCAACGGCTTGCGGCACCTCGATCGCCGGCTGCCCGCGGCACGGTGGCCTGTTGGTCATCGGCACAACGTGGACCTGATCGATGCCGTCGATAGTCTGCGTCACGAGAACGACGGCGACGGGTCGGTCCTTGACGCCCTCATCGCGCCCCTGGCGATACTCGGCTTCCCAGAGGTAGCTGTAGTTGAGAACCTGGCCGGGCTTAGGCGCGACTGATGTTGGCTTCTGCGTCTTCGCACTCGAGCGCGGGCTCGACGGTCCGGAGCGCTTCGAGGGTGTCGTCATCCAGATCCTCCGTGCGGCCGGCAACGCGCTCACGGCGTCGCATGCGCTCATATTCGTCGACAGGGACCATGACGAAGCGCACGCGGCCATTTCGGCTTACCGCGACGGGACGGATCATGGCCTCATCGGAATATCGGCCGAACTGCTTCTGCAACTCGCCTGAGGGTACGATTTCCATGCTCCTGGCCATATCCGGTGGTCCTTTCATGGAAGCTGTAACAGCCTTGAAGTTCGGATAACAGGGAAAATAGGGAAAACCCGGAAAAGCTTCAAGACCTTGCCCACGAGAGGGCGTGCGACAGCGAGGCGTGTTTACCCTATGTGCGCGGGTGGCCACGCCAGCTCGATCATATCTTATGTAAAATCACGCCATCTTCAGCCGATCATTCGCCGTCACCCGAGCCGTATAAAATCGAGTGCGGCGCAAGGGAAACCTGTGAGGGTCAACCGATCGTTCCGAAGGAGCCGATAGGATTTCCGAGAGAAGCTCGAAAGGATTGCTGATGCGCGGCCTTTCGCCAAGATACGCCTTAACTTGGTCGTTCCTCCGCCCTAGCGTCGTGAGATGATCGCATTTCCGTTTTCCATATGGCCGAAGCCGGCAGGCCGATGAACGGGGATCGCATCGAGCACCTTCGCGGTCTCGCCGGTCCCATCGAGAATGCCGCGATCGACGAATGGCAGACGGGCGCCATCGATCGACGCAGCTTCATCCGCTTCGCCCGCGCGGTCGGCATGTCGGCGCCGTTGCTCGCGGCGATGGGATGCAGCCGCCCGGTGGAAAATGGCGAGGAGCGGCCGGGCGGTGTCGTTCGCATCGGCATGCCGGTGCCCGCCGGGCAGATCAATCCGATCACGGTTGCAGATACGGGTGGCGTCTGCATGCTGTCCCAGACCGGTGAATATCTTGCTTTGTCCGATCATGATCTGACTCTGAAGCCCATGCTGGCGACGAGCTGGCGGCCCAATCACGACGGCAGCATCTGGACGTTCACGATCCGCACCGGCGTCGCCTTCCACGACGGCCGGTCGCTGACCGCGGCGGATGTCGTTGCCACGATCGATCGTCTCGCAGATCCGGCCAACGGCTCGATCGCATTGTCGGCCTTTAACGGCGTGCTGTCCAAGGGCGGCACGCGCTACGTGGATGACGAGACGGTCGAGTTTCATCTCGATGCGCCCAATGGCAGCTTTCCCTATCTGGTCTCGTCGGACAATTTCAATGCGATCATACTGCCGGCGGACTTCAGAGGTGACTTCGAGGCAAGCTTCATCGGCACCGGGCCGTTTCGCCTCGAACGCTATGTCCCCAAGGCACGCGCCTCGTTTGTACGCAACGACGCCTATTGGGGCGCCAAGGCGCTGCCGGACCGGACGGTGTTCCTCTTCTATGAAAGCATCCAGGCTCAGGTGCTGGCGATGCAGGGCGGGCAGCTCGACGTGCTGCTGAAGGTGCCGGTTCATGGCGCGCAGGCGCTGCTCGCCGATCCGGCGTTCGACGTCCTCGCGTTGAAGTCGAGCGCACACGAGCAGCTCCACATGCGCACCGACATGCCGCCCTTCACCGACAAGCGCGTGCGGCGCGCGATTGCGCTCTGCCTCGATCGTGACCAGCTCGTCACCGGCATGTTCCGCGGCAAGGCCACGCCCGGCAACGATCATCCGTTCGCGCCGATCTATGCCGCGACCGATCCGAGCGTGCCGCAGCGGCGCAAGGATTTGCGCCAGGCGCGGGAGCTGATGGCCGCCGCTGGCCACGCGGACGGGTTCGCGGTGACGCTGACCACCGAGCGCTTCCAGGAAATCCCGGATTATGCTGTGGTCGTGCAGAATGCGGTCAAGGCCATCGGCATCGGTCTCAGCCTCAATGTCGAGGACCAGGCGGCTTTTTATGGCCGCGCCGCCTTCGGTCAGTCGGACTGGCTGGATTCGGCCATGGGAATCTCGGATTACGCGCATCGCGGCGTGCCGAACACCTATCTGACTGCGACGCTGGGCAGCGACGGTCCGTTCAATGCCGCTCATTTCCGAAATCGCGACTATGACCGGCTCGTCGCCGGCTATATCGCCGCGCTCGATCCTGCGGCGCAGCGCGATTCCGCCCGACAGATCCAGCTTCTGCTGCTCGACGAGACCCCCGTCATCACCGCCTATTTCTACGACTGGCTGTCGGTGACGACCAGCCGGATCAAGGGTGTGCGGCCCACGGCGATGTCGCAGCTCTATCTCGACCGGGTCAGCCCGAAATAGACTGAAGACGGGCGAGGTCGGCCGCGGGGATGTGACAGCGGATCGCATGGCCGCCGCCCGCGTCGATCAGGTCGGGCTCGCGCTCCTCGCAGATCGTGCCCAGCTTGCGCGGGCAGCGGGTCTGGAAGATGCAACCGGATGGCGGGTTGAGCGGGCTCGGAATCTCCCCCTCCAGCCGGATGCGTGCGCGGCCACGACTGACCAGCGTCGGGCTCGCCGAAACCAGCGCCTCGGTATAGGGATGGTGAGGCCCCGCCAGCACCCGCGCGGTCGGACCGATTTCGAGCAGCCGCCCGACATAGAGCACCGCAACCCGATCCGAGACGTAATTCACCACGCCGAGATCGTGCGAGATGAAGATGTAGCTGACGTTCCGATCGACCTGCAGATCGACCAGCAGGTTCAGGATGGCCGCCTGCACCGAAACGTCAAGCGCGGACGTGGGCTCGTCGCACACGACGATCCGCGGTTCGCCGGCAAAGGCGCGGGCGATGCCGACGCGCTGCTTAAGCCCACCCGAAAGATGGCCAGGCGTCTCGTCGAGATGGTGAGGGGTCAGCCGGACATTCTCCGCCATCGCCTGCAGGCGCTGTGCCCGCTCCTGCCTGTCCGCGTCGGTCAGGCGCAGCGCGCGGCCGATCAGGTGCCGAACCCTGTGCGACCGGTTGAGCGCGAGGCCGGGATTCTGGAAGACCATCTGCAGCGATTTAAGCTGTGCCCGCGCCCGCCGCCTTGCCCGCGCGGGCAGGCTCTTGCCATCCAGCAGGATCGCGCCGCCATCGTCCGGGCCGACGAGGCCGAGCAGCATCTTGGCGAGCGTGCTCTTGCCGCTACCCGATTCTCCCACCAGCCCCAGCGTCTCGCCCGCGCGCAGATCGAAACTGACGTCGCGTACCGCGTGCAGCGCCTTGCCGCCCACGGTGAACGTCTTCGTCAGGTTCCGAACGTTGAGGATCGGCGTGTCCGCCGCCACCTTGCCGATGCGTGCATCCGCGATCGCGGCCTGCGGCGGAATGTCAGGCACCGCTTCGGGGAAATGGCAGCGGCTCGCCCGTCCGCCGAGATCGCGCAGTGGCGGCGCATCGGTCCGGCAGATGTCCCGCTCCATCGGGCAGCGCGGGGCATAGATGCAGCCCGCGAAGCTGCTGCCGGGCGCCGGCAGGAAGCCGGGGATCGCCTCGAGCGGCCCTTCTTCCTTGCGGCGCCCTTTTTCGGGCGCGCAACGCAGCAGCCCGAGCGTATAGGGATGGCGCGGATCGGCGAAGATCTCGGCGGCGCAGCCTTCCTCGACCAGCACGCCGGCGTAGAGCACCCCTACCCTGTCGCACATCCGCGCGATCACCGGCAGGCTGTGGCTGATCAGCAGGATCGCGGTTGCGGTTTCGGCGCGCAGGGCTGCGATCAGGTCGAGGATCTCGGCCTCGACCGTCGAATCCAGGCCGGTCGTCGGTTCGTCGAGGATCAGCAATGCCGGATTGGTCGACAGCGCCATCGCGATGACCACGCGCTGCTGCAACCCGCCCGACAATTCGTGCGGATAGCTTGCCATGACCCGTTCCGGCTGCGCGATGCGGACGCGGGCGAGCATCTCCAGCGCCTTCTGCCGCGCCGCGGCCCCCCGCACGCCGGCCGCTTCGAACAGTTCGGTCATCTGGCGGGCGACGCGCAGCGACGGGTTCAGCGCGCGGCCCGGATCCTGATAGACCATCGCCACGCTTTCCCGCCGCAGCGCGCGCAGCCCCGCCGGCGACAGGGCCATCACATCGCGGCCGTCGATCAAGATGCGTCCGCCGCTGACCCGGCCGTTGCGCGCGAGATAGCGCATCGCGGCGAAGGCGGCGGTCGATTTGCCGCAGCCGGATTCGCCGACCAGCCCGAAGGCTTCGCCCGCGCCGATGCGGATCGCCAGCGCATCGAGCACGCGTTTCTCACGCCCGCCGGTCTCGTAGGCGACGGTCAGCCCTTCAAGGATGAGCGCATCGGGGGCGGTCACAGTTCGAACACCTCCTGCACGCCCTCGGCGGCGAGGTTGAAGCCGATGACGAGCGAGGCGGTTGCCCCGGCATCGAACAGCACCGTCCACCAATAGCTGCCGATCAGGCTGTAATTCTCCGCGATCGCCAGCCCCCAGTCGGCGGATGGCGGCTGAATACCGAAGCCGATGAAGCTGAGCGAGGCGACGAAGAAGATGGCGAACCCCAGCCGCACCGTCATCTCGACGACGATCAGGGGCACGACATTGGGCAGGATCTCGACGAACATCACCGCCAGCGCGCCCTCCCCGCGCAGATGCGCGGCGGCGACATAATCGAGCCGGCTCTCGATCATCACCGCGGTGCGCACGGTGCGTGCGATCAGCGGGGTGAAGGTGAAGGCGATCACCAGGATCACCGGCAGGTTTGAAGTGCCGACCGCAGCCAGCGCCATCAGCGCGACGATCACCAGCGGCAGCGCCTGCAGCGCCTCGATCACCCGCCCTGCGAGCGCGTCGACCATGCCGCCGAAATAGCCGATCGCAAGGCCGAGAACGGCGCCGCACAGTGTGCCGAGCAAGGTCGCGACCAGCGAGATGGTGAGGATATCGGTTGATCCGATCAGCACGCGCGAGAAGATGTCGCGGCCCAGCTGGTCGGTGCCGAACCAGTGCGCGGAGGATGGCGGCGCCAGCGTGGCGAGCAGGTTGTCGGCATAGGGATCGGTCGGCGCCAGCCGCTCGCCGAAGAAGGCGCACACCGTCCAGAACAGGATGATGCCGACGCCAGCGTGCAGCGTCGGCGAGCGCAAGGCGGCGCGGAGGCGTTCGTTCGCCATCACCGTAGCCGCGGGTTGAGCGCGGCGCTGATGAGATCGCCGGCGATCGATCCGATCGCGTAGAGGATGCCGATGGTCAGCACGCCCGCCTGCAGCATCGGAAAATCCTTCGCCTTGGCGGCGGTGTAGATCAGGCTGCCGATCCCGCGATAATGGAACAGCGTCTCGACCACGACCAGCCCGCCGGCGAGATAGCCGACCAGGCTCGCCGCGACGGTGACCGTGGGCAGCAGCGCGTTGCGCAGGACGTGGCGGATCAGCACGATCCGCCAGGGCA
The window above is part of the Sphingomonas sanxanigenens DSM 19645 = NX02 genome. Proteins encoded here:
- a CDS encoding carbohydrate-binding protein, with the translated sequence MSVEPGDDWPIHHERRAVTVAKFTYNADGTIPNLHWWDVASAPQIEPLDPYKRVEAEMIAWTSRITRDRDRYYDWVPGVTTARDARRGMYVTRVLERSYIKVAGVDFGTAGARRFVASVSNGAESSVVELRLDRIHGRVIGTLQVGATGSTGQWQERTTTSAAQSVPATSI
- a CDS encoding ABC transporter ATP-binding protein, which gives rise to MTAPDALILEGLTVAYETGGREKRVLDALAIRIGAGEAFGLVGESGCGKSTAAFAAMRYLARNGRVSGGRILIDGRDVMALSPAGLRALRRESVAMVYQDPGRALNPSLRVARQMTELFEAAGVRGAAARQKALEMLARVRIAQPERVMASYPHELSGGLQQRVVIAMALSTNPALLILDEPTTGLDSTVEAEILDLIAALRAETATAILLISHSLPVIARMCDRVGVLYAGVLVEEGCAAEIFADPRHPYTLGLLRCAPEKGRRKEEGPLEAIPGFLPAPGSSFAGCIYAPRCPMERDICRTDAPPLRDLGGRASRCHFPEAVPDIPPQAAIADARIGKVAADTPILNVRNLTKTFTVGGKALHAVRDVSFDLRAGETLGLVGESGSGKSTLAKMLLGLVGPDDGGAILLDGKSLPARARRRARAQLKSLQMVFQNPGLALNRSHRVRHLIGRALRLTDADRQERAQRLQAMAENVRLTPHHLDETPGHLSGGLKQRVGIARAFAGEPRIVVCDEPTSALDVSVQAAILNLLVDLQVDRNVSYIFISHDLGVVNYVSDRVAVLYVGRLLEIGPTARVLAGPHHPYTEALVSASPTLVSRGRARIRLEGEIPSPLNPPSGCIFQTRCPRKLGTICEEREPDLIDAGGGHAIRCHIPAADLARLQSISG
- a CDS encoding alpha/beta hydrolase; translated protein: MRTIILAAMLFALVAAPTAAPAKRGPTDRGPTGREVVQDALLQHGRLEGPFELHSRIYPGTVRRYWVYVPTVYDPARPPNLLLFQDGQRAVNPRGSLKVPAVLDQLIAARTIPATLGIFVTPGNRSEHYPADLGMQNPDHRAEEYDALSDGYARMTLEELLPAVARRWRFTDDPKRRAIGGTSSGAIASWTVAWRHPEAFGNIISFIGSYTSIGLALGSDGSPVTYGGDTYPGLIRKSPIRPLRIFLQDGSSDLDNEHGNWFLANQQMLKALEWANKRADEEGHPGPRYDVKHAWTDGSHSDADGGAILPDVLRWIWRDQQPGS
- a CDS encoding ISL3 family transposase: MKKALRPASVIPPGFTIVTSAVDDDGATILIRSTSPTSYCPRCGSVSCRVHSRYRRQISDLPLAGRPVKLVADVRRFRCEAVRCGQRIFAERFADGIVAPWARRTGRLETLVHHLGLALGGRPAASFARRLMLPVSNDTLLRVVRRRGCPPSPPPTVIGIDDWAWRRNQRYGTIICDLERRRPIGLLADREPATAQAWLAGQPQVAIIARDRGGAYACAAAKALPNAVQVADRWHLMENASHAFLDAVRRSMRQIRCAIGAMTIKPELLTAAERLQYEGYLHREETNAAIMTLSRAGVAIKEIVRRTGHSRGTVRRVLRGERSDVFRTRETSLETYLPWLDLQWAAGHHNGAALWRSLQAQGFRGSLRVVTEWATRRRRAEKVDADTLHRVPSARTIARLMTLERNDLSKAETLTVAAVEAGVPSLVDARRVIERFHVMIRRKDGTDLDPWIAWARASLVASFANGVAKDIAAVRAAVVSRWSNGQTEGQITKLKLVKRQMYGRGKLDLLQARLIGAT
- a CDS encoding molybdopterin cofactor-binding domain-containing protein, with amino-acid sequence MAVWSGGRLTIYEATQGAQVVKANVAKSLALDPAVIDVKSSYVGGGFGQKGPP
- a CDS encoding ABC transporter substrate-binding protein, which produces MNGDRIEHLRGLAGPIENAAIDEWQTGAIDRRSFIRFARAVGMSAPLLAAMGCSRPVENGEERPGGVVRIGMPVPAGQINPITVADTGGVCMLSQTGEYLALSDHDLTLKPMLATSWRPNHDGSIWTFTIRTGVAFHDGRSLTAADVVATIDRLADPANGSIALSAFNGVLSKGGTRYVDDETVEFHLDAPNGSFPYLVSSDNFNAIILPADFRGDFEASFIGTGPFRLERYVPKARASFVRNDAYWGAKALPDRTVFLFYESIQAQVLAMQGGQLDVLLKVPVHGAQALLADPAFDVLALKSSAHEQLHMRTDMPPFTDKRVRRAIALCLDRDQLVTGMFRGKATPGNDHPFAPIYAATDPSVPQRRKDLRQARELMAAAGHADGFAVTLTTERFQEIPDYAVVVQNAVKAIGIGLSLNVEDQAAFYGRAAFGQSDWLDSAMGISDYAHRGVPNTYLTATLGSDGPFNAAHFRNRDYDRLVAGYIAALDPAAQRDSARQIQLLLLDETPVITAYFYDWLSVTTSRIKGVRPTAMSQLYLDRVSPK
- a CDS encoding type II toxin-antitoxin system Phd/YefM family antitoxin, encoding MARSMEIVPSGELQKQFGRYSDEAMIRPVAVSRNGRVRFVMVPVDEYERMRRRERVAGRTEDLDDDTLEALRTVEPALECEDAEANISRA
- a CDS encoding ABC transporter permease, encoding MANERLRAALRSPTLHAGVGIILFWTVCAFFGERLAPTDPYADNLLATLAPPSSAHWFGTDQLGRDIFSRVLIGSTDILTISLVATLLGTLCGAVLGLAIGYFGGMVDALAGRVIEALQALPLVIVALMALAAVGTSNLPVILVIAFTFTPLIARTVRTAVMIESRLDYVAAAHLRGEGALAVMFVEILPNVVPLIVVEMTVRLGFAIFFVASLSFIGFGIQPPSADWGLAIAENYSLIGSYWWTVLFDAGATASLVIGFNLAAEGVQEVFEL